The region GCCCTGCCATCCCATGGCACCACACCCCGAATACCCATATAAACAGTAGGGATTGCAGGAAAGATCGTCAACTCGACGCCACGGCACAGTGGCCTTGTCGGTGGCGCGGCCTAAAGTCCCTGGCATGGCCATCGATTACGCCCTCCCAGGTCTCTTCACCACACTGGCCGCCGGTCAATGAGCCCTGGCCGCCACCCTGCCGTCCGATCCGTGGAGATCTGCCGCGTCGTGAGCGGGCTCGTCCTCCATCCCCATGGTGCCGCCGCGCTGCCCGAGGAGCGCATGGCGGAGCAGAACCTGCGTCCCACGAGCGCCATCATCGAGGCGCTGACCCGGCTCGACCCGGCGCCCCTCACCACGCCGCGCCCCGCGCACCTGCGGGTGGTGGGCACCTGCCGCCACTTCGCCACGCTGAGCTGTGCCCTGCTCCGCCTGCGCGGCGTCCCGGCCAGGGCGCGGTGCGGGTTCGCCGCGTACTAGCACGATGCCGGAGACGTAGCCGTGGTCCGGTACCCGCATCAGGGTCGCTACCAGGGCATTTGCATTTAGACGCAAAGATATGGCCCCATCGTCGTGCTCACGCCGAAAATGGTGCCGTTTCGGGATCACCGGCACTCGTGGGGACGTGCCGTGCATGGGCGGGGGCGGCAAGGCGTCTTCGCGTGCGCGGCGCAAACCGGCGAGTACTCCGTGGATACGCGTTCACGCAGATGCTCTGGAGGCTTGATGCGCCGTTCCCCCCGCGGGCCAGCCCTCGCCGCGGTCTTGTCGTTACTGGCCGGTCTGCTCGTGGCCGGTGGTGTCCTCACAGACGGGGACCCCGCGGCTGCGGCGGTCACGGACGATCCACCGGCGCAGACGGAGCGGGAGGCGCTGGACCAGGCCCACCGCGGCAAGCAACGGGTGGAGGTGCTCGCCCTGCGCTCGGAGAACCGCCAGGTGTTCGCCAACCCCGACGGCTCGTTCACCTCGGAGACCTCGGCGCTGCCCGAGCGGGTGCGCAGGAACGGCGGCTGGGCCGACGTGGACCCCACCCTGGCCTTCGCTCCCGACGGAAGTGTGAAGACCGCGGCCACCCCGCTGGAGCTGACGTTCTCGGGCGGCGGGACGGCCCCGCTGGCCCGCCTGGCGGAGGGCGGCCGCTCGGTCGAGATGAGCTGGCCGGGAAGCCTGCCGAAGCCGGTGCTCGAGGGGAGCACCGCGACGTACGGCGAGGTGCTCCCTGGTGTGGATCTGAAGGTGACCGCGTCGGTGCTCGGCTTCTCCGAGGTGCTGGTGGTCAAGAACAAGGAGGCCGCCTCCAACCCCGCACTGGGGAAGTTCGCCTTCGGCATGAGCGCGAAAGGGCTGGCGGTACGCAAGACGGCGGACGGCGGCCTGAGCGCCGTGACCGGGGCAGGGGCGGAGGCCTTCCACGCGCCCCCGCCCCGCATGTGGGACTCCTCGGGAACGAATCCCGGGCCATCGTCGCCGGTCGCCGAGCCGCGACGCGAGGCCAGGCAGGCCGTCGTGGGCGTCGACGTGGCGCGGGACCGGATCGCGCTCACCCCCGACGACAAGCTGCTGACCGGCGCCGACACGGTCTACCCCGTCTACATCGACCCGGAGTGGTCGGGATCGAAGCTGCACTGGACGTACATCGACAAGTCCTGGCCCACCACGTCGAACTGGGATTCCACCCACAGGCCGGAGGCCGGCTACTACTACGAAACCACCGGGGCCTCGGGCGTCAAGCGGTCGTTCTTCCGCATGGACTCCGACAACGTCAACGGCAAGCACATCCTGAAGGCGACGTTCCGCATCACGCAGACGTACTCGTATGGGTGCACCTCCGACCCCCAGGCCGTGCAGCTGTGGCTGACCGGGGGGATCTCCAAGTCCACGACCTGGAACCACCAGCCGTCCTGGGCCGACCACCTGGACAGCGTCGCCTCCGACGCCGGGCACGGCTCCTCCTGTCCTGACAAGGGCATCGAGTTCGACGTCACCAGCGCGATCGTCAAGGCCGCCAAGAGCGGCTGGTCGAACACCACCTTCGGATTGCGTGACTACAACGACGACGCCAAGAGCCGGTACGGCTGGAAGGGGTTCAGCAGCTCGCCCAAGCTCGTGGTGGACTACAACACCCCGCCCGCCGCGCCGTCCGGAGTCGGCACGTACCCGGGCACGCCCTGCGCCACGGGTGCCGGCCGTCCGTCCGTGAACGCCGGGGACGCCGAGAACCCGATCAAGCTGAAGGCGAAGATCTACGACCCGGACAAGGCGAACGACGGCGTACGCGCCGAGTTCGTGATGAACCACTACAACGCCGCCACCGGCGCGTGGGAGAACATCACCTCCTCGCTGCCTGGAGGTGGCAAGACCGCCTACAAGTACACGGCCACGGCGACCGACCACGAGATCACGCTGTCCGGTCTGGCCACCGGCGAGTCCTACTCCTACAGGGTGCGCGCCTTCGACGGCACCGACGCCAGCGCGTGGAGCGCGTGGTGCGAGTTCACGGTCGACACGGTGGACCCGGCGAAGCTCCCCAAGGTCACCTCGGCCGACTATCCGGCGGGCACCCCGGACGACTGGAAGGGCGGCGTCGGCCGGACCGGCTCGTTCACCTTCGCCCCCGGTGACGGCGAGAGCGATGTGACGCGCTTCAGGTATGCGCTCGACTCTCCCGCGCTGGCCACGGCCGCGACCCAGGTGAGCGTCCCCGCGGGGCAGACCTCGGTGACCGTGCAGGTCGCGCCGCGTCACGACTGGCTGAACACGCTGTACGTCTATCCGGTGGACAAGGCCGGCAACGTGGGCAAGACCCCCGCCGTCTACAGCTTCTACGTCAAGGCCGGTACGGACGCGATCGGGCAGTGGCACCTGGACGAGACGTCCGGCACCACCGCCGCCGACGCGGCCGCGAACCCGCACCCGGTGACGCTCGCCGGCGCCACCGGCTGGACCGGCGGCCGGGTGAACGGCGCGCTGGGCCTCGACGGCTCCACCGCCTACGGCGCCACCAGCGACCCCGTGGTGCACACCGACCGGGGCATGTCGGTCTCCGCGTGGGTGCGCCTCACGGACAACTCGAAGAACTCCACGGTGGTGAGCCAGGTCGGGAACAGGGGTGCCGGCTTCCAGCTGTACTACTCCTGGGGCTACAAGCGCTGGATCTTCAACAAGTACGACGCCGACAAGGACAACCCCGCGATCGCCCGAGCCTTCAGCGACGCCGAGCCGCAGGTCGGCGTCTGGACCCACCTGGTCGGCGTGTACGACGCCCCGGCCAGGCAGCTCCGCCTCTACGTGAACGGCATCCGCCAGTCCACCCCCGCCGCCTACACCTACACGCCCTGGGACGCCACCGGCCCGCTGCAGATCGGGCGCGTCAAGGCGAACGGGACGTTCCAGGAGAACTTCGCCGGTGACATCGACGAGGTGAGGGTCTGGGACCGGATCCTGTCCGACGACTCCCGTACCGTGAACGACCCGGCGCTCGGCAACGAGATCGCCGCCATGGCGAAGCAGCCCCCGGCCCAGTTCGGGCGCTGGGCGTTCGACGAGGGAACCGGCACCGCCGCGGCGGACTCCTCCGGCTACGGCAGGACCGCGACCCTCAAGGGGAACGCCGGCTGGTCGGACGACGGCTTCGACGGCTCGAACGTCCTGACCCTCAACGGCACCACCGCCTACGCCTCCACCGCCTCGGCGCCGGTGCGGACCGACCACAGCTACACGGTGTCGGCCTGGGTGCGCCTGACGGGCGACGACAGCTGCACCGTGCCGGGCCAGAACATGACCATGGTCAGCCAGGACGGCGACAAGTTCAGCGGCTTCTACCTCGGCTACCGCTGGTTCCTCGACAACGGGCAGAAGGTCTACCACTGGTCGTTCGCCACGCCGAGCGAGGACGCCGGCACCGAGGTGATGACGCAGACCAAGTCGGTCGACGTGGTCGACTGCATGTCGCTGAACTCTTGGACGCACCTGGCCGGTGTGTACGACGAGGTCGCCAAGGAGCTCCGGCTGTACGTCAACGGCCAGCTCGCCGACACGCGGCCCTTCGCGACGGCCTGGCACGCCGGCGGCCCGCTCGAGATCGGCCGCGCTAAGTACAAGGGCGAGGTCGTCGACTACTTCACCGGCGACGTGGACGACGTCCGGACCTACACCGGAACCCTCACCGACCGTCAGATCCTCAACCTCGCCATGGGCCAGGCGCTGGACGGCTGACCACGGCCCGCTCCCACCCCCCCTTCACCGACGTTCATCCCGGAGGTAAGTCGTGCTCGCTTCATGGCGAGGCTGGGTTCGGGTCGCCGGACTGCTGGCGGTCGTGGTGCCCGCCACGCTGGCCGTCCGGCTGCCGGAGGCGCAGGCCGCCGGCGACCCCGCATGGCACAAGGCTCAGGCTCAGCACCCGGTGCCCGGTCACCCGAGCAGGGCCCGTCCCGCCCCGTCTGATCCGGGGGCGAAGTTCGACCTCAAGGGCGCCCCCGCCGTGACCTGGCCGCAGCCGGGTACGGCGATGGCGCGTACGGCCGGGACCGGCTCCACCGGCGACAGGTCCGTCGCGGGGCGGGCGGCGAAGGCACGGGCGGGAGACCTGCCCGTCTGGGTCGGCCCGCCGTCGTCCGCCTCGGACAAGGCGGCCACCCCCCGGAAGCCGTCCTCCGCGGCGGTGGTGCCGGACGTCCAGGTCCGGGTGCTGGACGCCCGAACGGCCGACCGGTCGCGCATCACCGGGCTCGGTATCCAGCTGACCCCCCAGGGCACGTCGGGCGGCTCCGCGCGCCGCGCGGCGGTCGAGGTGGACTATTCGGGCTTCCGGTACGCCTACGGCGGCGACTGGGCGTCCCGCCTGCGCCTGGTCCAGCTCCCGGCGTGCGCGGCCACCACGCCCGACCTGCCGCAATGCCAGACCCGGACCCCGCTGCCCACCGGCAACGACGTCAAGGCCGGCCGGCTGACCGCCGACATCGACCTCGCCGCCGCCGGCGCGACCACCCTGGCGGCCGAGGCGGCGCCGTCGGGCTCGGCGGGCTCCTACGAGGCGACCTCCCTGTCGCCGTCCGCCACCTGGAACGTGAGCAACCAGAGCGGCGCGTTCTCCTGGTCGTACCCCCTGCGGCTGCCGCCGACCCCGGGCGGGCCGACCCCCAACATCGGTTTCGTCTACTCCTCGGGCAACGTCGACGGCCGCACCGTCGCCACCAACAACCAGGCCTCCTGGATCGGCGAGGGCTTCGACTACTGGCCCGGCTTCATCGAGCGCCGCTACAAGCAGTGCGCCGACGACGACGTGAAGCCCAAGCGCAACGACCAGTGCTGGCGCTACAGCAACGCCACCATGTCACTCAACGGCCAGGCCACCGAGCTGGTCCTCGACGACGCGACCGGCACGTGGCAGCCCAAGGAGGACGACGGCACCAAGGTCGAGAAGCTCTCCGGCGCCGACAACGGCGACAACGACGGCGAGTACTGGCGGATCACCACCCCCGACGGCACGCAGTACTACTTCGGGCAGAACCACCTGCCC is a window of Nonomuraea helvata DNA encoding:
- a CDS encoding transglutaminase domain-containing protein, translating into MSGLVLHPHGAAALPEERMAEQNLRPTSAIIEALTRLDPAPLTTPRPAHLRVVGTCRHFATLSCALLRLRGVPARARCGFAAY
- a CDS encoding LamG-like jellyroll fold domain-containing protein, with amino-acid sequence MRRSPRGPALAAVLSLLAGLLVAGGVLTDGDPAAAAVTDDPPAQTEREALDQAHRGKQRVEVLALRSENRQVFANPDGSFTSETSALPERVRRNGGWADVDPTLAFAPDGSVKTAATPLELTFSGGGTAPLARLAEGGRSVEMSWPGSLPKPVLEGSTATYGEVLPGVDLKVTASVLGFSEVLVVKNKEAASNPALGKFAFGMSAKGLAVRKTADGGLSAVTGAGAEAFHAPPPRMWDSSGTNPGPSSPVAEPRREARQAVVGVDVARDRIALTPDDKLLTGADTVYPVYIDPEWSGSKLHWTYIDKSWPTTSNWDSTHRPEAGYYYETTGASGVKRSFFRMDSDNVNGKHILKATFRITQTYSYGCTSDPQAVQLWLTGGISKSTTWNHQPSWADHLDSVASDAGHGSSCPDKGIEFDVTSAIVKAAKSGWSNTTFGLRDYNDDAKSRYGWKGFSSSPKLVVDYNTPPAAPSGVGTYPGTPCATGAGRPSVNAGDAENPIKLKAKIYDPDKANDGVRAEFVMNHYNAATGAWENITSSLPGGGKTAYKYTATATDHEITLSGLATGESYSYRVRAFDGTDASAWSAWCEFTVDTVDPAKLPKVTSADYPAGTPDDWKGGVGRTGSFTFAPGDGESDVTRFRYALDSPALATAATQVSVPAGQTSVTVQVAPRHDWLNTLYVYPVDKAGNVGKTPAVYSFYVKAGTDAIGQWHLDETSGTTAADAAANPHPVTLAGATGWTGGRVNGALGLDGSTAYGATSDPVVHTDRGMSVSAWVRLTDNSKNSTVVSQVGNRGAGFQLYYSWGYKRWIFNKYDADKDNPAIARAFSDAEPQVGVWTHLVGVYDAPARQLRLYVNGIRQSTPAAYTYTPWDATGPLQIGRVKANGTFQENFAGDIDEVRVWDRILSDDSRTVNDPALGNEIAAMAKQPPAQFGRWAFDEGTGTAAADSSGYGRTATLKGNAGWSDDGFDGSNVLTLNGTTAYASTASAPVRTDHSYTVSAWVRLTGDDSCTVPGQNMTMVSQDGDKFSGFYLGYRWFLDNGQKVYHWSFATPSEDAGTEVMTQTKSVDVVDCMSLNSWTHLAGVYDEVAKELRLYVNGQLADTRPFATAWHAGGPLEIGRAKYKGEVVDYFTGDVDDVRTYTGTLTDRQILNLAMGQALDG